The Mycolicibacterium lutetiense genome window below encodes:
- a CDS encoding amino acid permease — MGETPVLNKALSQRQLTMIAIGGVIGAGLFVGSGVVIGATGPASFITYALAGVLIIMVMRMLAEMAVANPSTGSFADYARNALGNWAGFSVGWLYWYFWVIVVGFEAIAGAKIIQYWVHIPIWLTALLLLVAMTATNLFSVSSFGEFEYWFAGIKVVAILAFIGLGMLFIFGLWPHKEMDFSNLTAHGGFFPFGPMAVTVGVVTVIFSMVGAEIATIAAAESADPERAVARAANSVILRIAVFFVGSAFVLVTILPWNSENLAASPFVSAFTEMGIPYADHIMNAVVLTAVLSCLNSGMYTASRMLFVLAARREAPPQLVSVTRRGVPAAAILTSSVVGFLCVIAAAFAEKTIFAFLLNSSGAIILFVYLLICISQIVLRYRTSPDQLKVKMWLFPVASILTAVAIAAILVQMYLQEEVRSQLVLSLASWAVVILLFLANRWFVGRRPETPEPERAAGAPRPHRVLVLANETVESDELLDELRRIGADRDAVYQVVVPASPIDTGAAATHGPLDIAAATTRAAQRRLDHTLSTLRSEQLPADGELGDYRPLRALARAVEAFRPDQIVIATLPPEDSVWHRFDVVDRARADYQIPVTHVVARVRTQEHAS; from the coding sequence GCGCTCAGTCAGAGACAGCTGACGATGATCGCGATCGGCGGTGTGATCGGCGCCGGACTGTTCGTCGGATCCGGCGTGGTGATCGGCGCGACCGGCCCCGCTTCCTTCATCACCTATGCCCTGGCCGGCGTGTTGATCATCATGGTGATGCGCATGCTGGCCGAGATGGCGGTGGCCAATCCGTCGACCGGCTCGTTCGCCGACTATGCGCGCAATGCCCTGGGCAACTGGGCCGGTTTCTCGGTGGGCTGGCTGTATTGGTACTTCTGGGTGATCGTGGTGGGCTTCGAGGCCATCGCCGGTGCCAAGATCATTCAGTACTGGGTGCACATCCCGATCTGGCTGACGGCGCTGCTGCTGTTGGTCGCGATGACTGCCACCAATCTGTTCTCCGTCTCGTCATTCGGTGAATTCGAATACTGGTTTGCCGGCATCAAGGTCGTGGCGATCCTGGCGTTCATCGGACTGGGCATGCTCTTCATCTTCGGACTGTGGCCGCACAAGGAGATGGACTTCTCGAATCTGACCGCGCACGGCGGGTTCTTCCCGTTCGGGCCGATGGCGGTCACCGTCGGCGTCGTGACGGTGATCTTCTCGATGGTCGGCGCCGAGATCGCCACCATCGCGGCCGCGGAGTCTGCCGATCCCGAACGCGCCGTGGCCAGGGCCGCGAACTCGGTGATCCTGCGGATCGCGGTGTTCTTCGTGGGCTCGGCGTTCGTGCTCGTCACGATCCTGCCGTGGAACAGTGAGAACCTCGCCGCATCGCCGTTCGTCTCCGCATTCACCGAGATGGGCATCCCCTACGCCGACCACATCATGAATGCCGTGGTGCTCACGGCCGTGTTGAGCTGCCTGAACTCGGGCATGTACACCGCGTCGCGGATGCTGTTCGTGCTGGCCGCCCGCCGTGAAGCGCCGCCGCAACTGGTCAGCGTCACCCGCCGCGGGGTACCCGCAGCGGCGATCCTGACGTCATCGGTGGTCGGCTTCCTGTGCGTGATCGCGGCGGCGTTCGCCGAGAAGACGATCTTCGCGTTCCTGCTGAACTCCAGCGGCGCCATCATCCTGTTCGTCTACCTCCTCATCTGCATCTCGCAGATCGTGCTGCGCTACCGGACCTCCCCGGATCAGCTCAAGGTGAAGATGTGGTTGTTCCCGGTGGCGTCGATCCTCACGGCGGTGGCCATCGCGGCGATCCTGGTGCAGATGTACCTGCAGGAGGAAGTGCGTTCGCAACTGGTCCTGAGCTTGGCATCGTGGGCCGTGGTGATCCTGCTGTTCCTGGCCAACCGCTGGTTCGTCGGGCGCCGGCCCGAAACGCCCGAGCCTGAGCGGGCGGCCGGGGCCCCGCGTCCGCACCGGGTGTTGGTGCTGGCCAACGAGACCGTCGAATCCGATGAACTACTCGACGAGTTGCGCCGCATCGGCGCGGACCGCGACGCCGTCTATCAGGTGGTGGTGCCGGCCAGTCCGATCGACACCGGGGCGGCCGCCACCCACGGCCCGCTCGACATCGCCGCAGCCACCACCCGCGCGGCCCAGCGCCGCCTCGATCACACGCTGAGCACGCTGCGCTCCGAGCAGTTACCGGCCGACGGGGAATTGGGTGACTATCGTCCGCTGCGGGCCCTGGCCCGTGCCGTCGAGGCGTTCCGACCCGACCAGATCGTGATTGCGACGCTGCCGCCGGAGGATTCGGTGTGGCACCGATTCGATGTCGTCGACCGGGCCCGCGCCGATTACCAGATCCCGGTGACCCATGTGGTGGCGCGGGTGCGCACCCAGGAGCACGCGTCGTGA